The following are encoded in a window of Bos indicus x Bos taurus breed Angus x Brahman F1 hybrid chromosome 4, Bos_hybrid_MaternalHap_v2.0, whole genome shotgun sequence genomic DNA:
- the LOC113891821 gene encoding olfactory receptor 2A2-like — MESNQSWVTEFILVGFHLSAKMEKLLFWIFSLFYIFSLLANGMILGLICLDLRLHTPMYFFLSHLAIIDMSYASNNVPKMMANLANKNRTISFVPCILQTFLYLGFAATECLILMVMSYDRFVAICHPLQYTVIMNWRACRVLATTSWACGFILALAHAVLLLRLPFCGPWEVKHLFCEILSVLKLACVDTWINQVVLLAASVFVLVGPLCLMLVSYIRILCAVLKIQSKEGRRKAFSICSSHLCVVGLFFGIAILVYMVPDSNQREEEEKILSLFHSLFNPLLNPLIYSLRNAQVKGALYRALQKRSV, encoded by the coding sequence ATGGAAAGTAACCAGTCATGGGTCACAGAATTCATCTTGGTAGGCTTCCATCTCAGcgcaaagatggaaaagcttctCTTCTGGATCTTCTCCCTGTTTTACATCTTCAGTCTGCTGGCAAATGGCATGATCTTGGGACTCATCTGTCTGGACCTGAgactgcacacccccatgtacttcttcctctcacaTCTGGCCATCATCGACATGTCCTATGCTTCCAACAATGTCCCCAAAATGATGGCAAACTTAGCAAACAAGAATAGAACCATCTCCTTTGTCCCATGCATACTGCAGACTTTTTTGTATTTGGGGTTTGCTGCTACGGAGTGCCTGATTTTGATGGTGATGTCCTACGATAGGTTTGTGGCGATCTGTCATCCCCTCCAGTACACTGTCATCATGAACTGGAGAGCTTGCAGGGTCCTGGCTACCACTTCCTGGGCATGTGGATTTATTCTGGCTCTGGCCCATGCAGTTCTCCTCCTAAGATTGCCCTTCTGTGGGCCTTGGGAAGTGAAACACCTCTTTTGTGAAATTCTGTCTGTCCTCAAGCTGGCCTGTGTTGACACATGGATCAACCAAGTGGTCCTCCTTGCTGCTTCTGTATTTGTCTTAGTTGGGCCCCTGTGCTTAATGCTAGTCTCTTACATACGTATCCTCTGCGCTGTCCTGAAGATCCAGTCAAAGGAGGGCCGCAGAAAGGCTTTCTCCATctgctcctcccacctctgtGTGGTTGGACTCTTCTTTGGCATAGCCATTTTGGTTTATATGGTGCCAGACTCCAATCAacgagaagaggaggagaaaatacTGTCCCTGTTTCACAGTCTCTTTAATCCATTGCTGAACCCTCTCATTTACAGCCTGAGGAATGCTCAGGTGAAGGGTGCCTTGTACAGAGCTCTGCAGAAGAGGTCTGTGTGA
- the LOC113891822 gene encoding olfactory receptor 2A14-like, with protein sequence MGGNQTWITEVTLLGFQVDSALEFFLFGLFSLFYTLTLLGNGVILGLICLDSRLHTPMYFFLSHLAIIDISYASNNVPKMLANLVSQKRTISFVPCIMQTFLYLAFAHTECLILVVMSYDRYVAICHPLHYVITMSWRVCTVLAITSWVLSFLLALVHLVLFLRLPFCGPHEINHFFCEILSVLKLACADTWLNQVVIFLACVFILLGPLCLVLGSYVCILAAILRIQSAEGRRKAFSTCSSHLCVVGLFFGSAIIMYMAPKSRHPEEQQKVLSLFYSLFNPMLNPLIYSLRSKEVKAAFRRVLWKARLM encoded by the coding sequence GGATTCCAGGTCGATTCAGCACTGGAGTTTTTCCTCTTTggacttttctctctcttctacaCCCTCACCCTTCTGGGGAATGGAGTCATCCTGGGGCTTATCTGCTTAGACTCAAgactgcacacccccatgtacttctttctctCACACTTGGCCATCATCGACATATCCTATGCCTCCAACAATGTCCCCAAGATGCTGGCAAATCTTGTGAGTCAGAAAAGAACCATCTCTTTTGTTCCCTGCATTATGCAGACATTTCTGTATCTAGCTTTTGCTCACACAGAGTGCTTGATTTTGGTGGTGATGTCCTATGACAggtatgtggccatctgccaccccctCCATTATGTTATCACCATGAGCTGGAGAGTGTGCACTGTCTTGGCCATCACATCCTGGGTGTTAAGCTTCCTCTTGGCCCTGGTCCACTTAGTTCTCTTTCTGAGGCTGCCCTTCTGTGGGCCTCATGAAATCAACCACTTCTTCTGTGAAATCCTGTCTGTCCTCAAGCTGGCCTGTGCTGACACCTGGCTCAACCAAGTTGTCATCTTTTTGGCCTGTGTTTTTATCTTACTGGGGCCCCTCTGCCTGGTGCTGGGCTCCTATGTGTGCATCCTGGCCGCCATCCTGAGGATCCAGTCCGCTGAGGGCCGCAGgaaggccttctccacctgctcctcccacctctgcGTGGTTGGGCTCTTCTTTGGCAGTGCCATCATCATGTACATGGCCCCCAAGTCCCGCCACCCTGAGGAGCAGCAGAAGGTCCTTTCCCTGTTCTACagtcttttcaaccccatgctGAACCCGCTGATCTACAGCTTGAGGAGCAAAGAGGTCAAAGCTGCCTTTAGGAGAGTGCTGTGGAAGGCCAGGCTAATGTGA